CTCAATCCTCACCTCTAGGCCGAATACTTCATTGCCGCGCACCCGCCATAGTCCCGGTGTCCGCTGGTAGCCCGCTGGAATGCTAATTTTGCAGCTTCTCAAGCGGCCAACGTATCACCCGGCCCATCCATTTCGTCAAATGTCCGACCTCCAATCACTCATCGAAGCCGCCTGGGCCGACCGCGCCCTGCTCCAAACCCCCGAAACCAAAGCCGCCATCGAGCACGTCATCGAAGAGCTCGACAAGGGCCGCCTGCGCGTGGCCGAACCTCCGCAAGACCGCGCCAACGAGTGGCAAGTGAACGACTGGGTGAAGAAAGCCGTCATCCTCTACTTCCCCATCCGCCAGATGAGCACCCAGGAAGTGGGGCCCTTTGAATACCACGACAAGATGCTGCTCAAAACCGACTACGCCGGCCAGCAGGTGCGCGTGGTGCCGCCCGCCGTGGCCCGCTACGGCGCCTACCTGGCCCCCGGCGTCATCCTCATGCCCAGCTACACCAACATCGGCGCCTACGTGGGCGAGGGCACCATGGTCGACACCTGGGCCACCGTGGGCAGCTGCGCCCAAATTGGCAAAGGCGTGCACCTGAGCGGCGGCGTGGGCATCGGCGGCGTGCTCGAGCCCGTGCAGGCGGCCCCCGTCATCATCGAAGACGGCGCCTTCATCGGCTCGCGTAGCATCCTGGTCGAAGGCTGCCGCATCGGCGCTGAGGCCGTGATTGGCGCGGGCGTCACCATCACCGGCAGCACCAAAATCATCGACGTGACCGGTGCCGAGCCCAAGGAATACAAAGGCTACGTGCCGCCGCGCTCGGTCGTCATTCCCGGCTCCATCGCCAAGCAGTTTCCGGCCGGCGAATACCAGGTGCCCTGCGCCCTCATCATCGGCCAGCGCAAGCCCAGCACGGACTTGAAAACCTCGCTGAATGATGCGCTGCGAGATTTCGGCGTGAGCGTGTAGGCCCCATTGCCCATACCAGCCACAAAAAAGACCCGCGGATGTCCGCGGGTCTTTTTTGTGGCCAAGAAAGATGAGTTGCTATATTCCGGGATTTAACTGAGATATTGCGTGAGTACAAGCTGTGAGGCGTCAGGTCATCACAGCGTTGCACTGTACAAGCGCACGCTCTCATCTACTTTTTTCTGCCATGGCCGACCAAGACTTTCCCGAAGACCCCACGCTAGCATCGTCCTTCGACCCGCACAATCTAGATAAATCAGTCATTGCCCTGCCGCTGCTGCTCAAGCTCGCCGCCGACGACAACGCCAGGACTTGGTACCGCGAATTACGCGCCCTCGTGGGCGAGGAGCCAGATAAGTGGGAGGCCTTCCTAAAAAAAGCAGTACGCTTTAATGAGGTGTTCGACACGGTTGATGAAAGAGACCTTCACTTTTCATTTCCGTGGCGATTTCTGCCAAAAAGTGTTTATGCCTTTTGGATTTCTCTCAACAGGCAGGCGCGGCACGATTGGCTGCTCTGGTTCAGGGCCCTGCTGAATTCGCCCACAAAAACGTGGGAGAGCGAGACGTTTGCCGTCATCATCGACTTAAACCTGCAACACCCCGAAGGCCGCAAAGGCGCCCGGGACTGGGTGGTGAAGGCTCTCAATGACTTGGTGCCAAACCTGGGCACAGAGGCCGATGAAAACGCGAAAAACCAATACGTGCAGCAGTATCTGTTTGTGCGCTTGAAAGGCGATGACATCCGCCGCCTGGTGCGCCAGGATGCGCACAATGCGGCCCTCCTGGCGGTGCCGGCCGGCGTGAGCGCGCGCGCCATCTACCGCATCTGGCCCGATTTCCCCATCAACGCGCTGGTGAATAAGTCCATCTCGACGGTGAAGGCCGACGCCGCCCAGGTGTCGTACGCCGCCTCGGGGCAGGGCATTGTGTGGGCCGTGCTCGATTCCGGCATCAACGAGCACGAGCATTTCACGAAGCACGAAAACCTGAAGCTGCTGGCCCCGCTCGAACACCGCGACTTCACCAACTCGCCCACCAGTACCGGCCCGCTCTCCGACGGCCTCGGGCACGGCACGCACGTGGCAGGCATCATTGCCGGCGAAATGAGCGCGCCCACCGCCGACCCGCCCGAGTACCTGCGGGCGTTTTCGCGCGAGCGTGACGGCATGGGCGACGTCGACTACGTGCAGCAGAAAATACCCCACATCAGCGGCATTGCGCCCAAGTGCAAGCTCATGAGCCTGAAGGTGATGGACGACAAGGGCCAGGGCGAAGCCAGCAACCTCATCGCCGCCATTGCCCTGATTCAGGAGCTGAACGGCCACGGCCGCAACCTGCTCATTCAGGGCGTCAACATGAGCGTGGGCTACCCGTTTGAGCCCGAGTGGTTTGCCTGCGGCCAAAGCCCGCTGTGCGTGGAGGTGAACCGCCTGGTGCGCTCGGGCGTGGTGGTGGTGGTGGCCGCCGGCAACACCGGCTACGGCGTGGCCCAAAGCAAATTCAACGGCCAGATATCAGCCGGCATGTCGCTCACCATCAACGACCCGGGCAATGCCGACCTGGCCATCACGGTGGGGGCCACGCACCGCGACATGCCCCACGTTTACGGCGTGTCCTACTTCTCCTCGAAAGGCCCCACCGGCGACGGCCGCCTCAAGCCCGACCTTGTGGCACCCGGCGAAAAAATCATCTCCTGCGCGGCGGGTACCAAAAAGCAGGAAATGGAGAGCAAAGTCAAGCAGGATTGCCATTACCTCGAGCAAAGCGGCACCAGCATGGCGGCCCCGCACGTGTCGGGAGCGGTGGCGGCTTTCCTCTCCATCCGCCGCGAATTCATTGGCTATCCCGAAAAAGTAAAGGGCTTATTCCTGGAGTCGGCCACCGACCTCAAGCGCGAGCGGTATTTCCAGGGCGCCGGCCTCGTCGACCTCATGCGGGCCATCCAGTCCGTGTAACCGCCTGTTTTTACGCTTTTCTCTCACCTTTTCTCTGTTGATGATGACTACGCTGCACGAGTTTCCGTTCTTTCCCATCAATTTCAATAAGAAGGGCGAGGTCGTCGCTCCGACTGAAGTGGCCGAATTGCTTGCCCATTTATCGGCCACGCCCGTGACCGATTTGCTGGTGCTCTCGCACGGCTGGAACAACGACACGGACGAGGCCCATGCCCTATACGACGGCCTGCTGGGGTTTTTGCGGCGTTTTGCGCCAGTGGGCCGCACGTTTGCCGTGCTGGGCGTGCAGTGGCCATCTAAAAAGTTTGCCGACAGCGACCTGATTCCGGGAGGGGCCGCCAGCGGGGCGTCGCAGGTGGCCGATGCGGAGCTGCTCGCCCAGCTTGAGCTGCTCCGCGGGGCTTTCGATGCCAACGGGGCAGACGCTGCGTTAGACGAAGCCAAAAGCCTGGTCCCTTTGCTGGAAGACAAGCAAACGGCCCGCACGCGCTTTGCCGACCTGCTGAAAAGTGTGCTGGCCGGCGTTGAAACGGCCACCACCCAGGACATCGACGGATTAGAGCACGTGCAGGGTGCGCCCAGCAGCTCGCTCGTGGAAAAGCTGGGCCAACCCGACCTCTTAACAACTGCACCGGCCGCGGCCGAAGGCACCCCCGCGCTGGGGCACGTGGCGGGCCTGGGCGACATTTTCAGCGACATAAAAGCCGGCGCGCGCAATTTGCTCAACTTCACCACCTACTATCAGATGAAAGAGCGGGCAGGCCTGGTAGGCAGCACCGGGTTGCGCGGGGTGCTCGCCAGCATCAAGCAGGTTCACCCGGCGCTGAAGCTGCATTTGGTGGGCCACAGTTTTGGCGGGCGGCTGGTGACGGCCGCCATCAGCGGGCAAGACCAGTTTGAGGCGGCTTCACTGAGCCTGCTCCAGGCGGCATTTTCGCACTACGGCTTTTCGGACAGCTACGACGACAGCCACAAGCCCGGCTTCTTCCGGCCGTTGCTTACCTCACGGCGCGTTACCGGCCCCGTGCTGGCCACCCACACTGCCGCCGACTTTGCCGTGGGCCGCATGTACCCGCTGGCCTCGCGTCTGGCCGGCCAAGTGGCGGCCGACCTGGGCGGCCCCACGGACACGTACGGCGGCATCGGCCGCAACGGCGCCCAGAAAACCCCCGAGGCCACCACCGGCACGCTGTTGCGCGTTCCCGGCACCTACGCCTTTGCGCCAGGCCGTATCCACAACCTCAATGCCGATGGCATCATTGGCAACCATTCCGACATAAGCCGGGAGGAGGTTGCCGCCGCCATCATGCAGGCGGTTGCCACCACTTGAGTTCGTATGAATCTCCACACAAAAACGAGGTGCCACGCAAGCGGCACCTCGTTTTTGTGTGGGCAAAAAGGATTGAATTACACCCCCGCCTTCAGCTTGTCGCCAAACAGTGCCTTCACCTTGTCCACTTTGGGGCGGGCCACAAACTGGCAGTAGGGC
This DNA window, taken from Hymenobacter sp. 5317J-9, encodes the following:
- a CDS encoding S8 family peptidase, with the translated sequence MADQDFPEDPTLASSFDPHNLDKSVIALPLLLKLAADDNARTWYRELRALVGEEPDKWEAFLKKAVRFNEVFDTVDERDLHFSFPWRFLPKSVYAFWISLNRQARHDWLLWFRALLNSPTKTWESETFAVIIDLNLQHPEGRKGARDWVVKALNDLVPNLGTEADENAKNQYVQQYLFVRLKGDDIRRLVRQDAHNAALLAVPAGVSARAIYRIWPDFPINALVNKSISTVKADAAQVSYAASGQGIVWAVLDSGINEHEHFTKHENLKLLAPLEHRDFTNSPTSTGPLSDGLGHGTHVAGIIAGEMSAPTADPPEYLRAFSRERDGMGDVDYVQQKIPHISGIAPKCKLMSLKVMDDKGQGEASNLIAAIALIQELNGHGRNLLIQGVNMSVGYPFEPEWFACGQSPLCVEVNRLVRSGVVVVVAAGNTGYGVAQSKFNGQISAGMSLTINDPGNADLAITVGATHRDMPHVYGVSYFSSKGPTGDGRLKPDLVAPGEKIISCAAGTKKQEMESKVKQDCHYLEQSGTSMAAPHVSGAVAAFLSIRREFIGYPEKVKGLFLESATDLKRERYFQGAGLVDLMRAIQSV
- a CDS encoding 2,3,4,5-tetrahydropyridine-2,6-dicarboxylate N-succinyltransferase; its protein translation is MSDLQSLIEAAWADRALLQTPETKAAIEHVIEELDKGRLRVAEPPQDRANEWQVNDWVKKAVILYFPIRQMSTQEVGPFEYHDKMLLKTDYAGQQVRVVPPAVARYGAYLAPGVILMPSYTNIGAYVGEGTMVDTWATVGSCAQIGKGVHLSGGVGIGGVLEPVQAAPVIIEDGAFIGSRSILVEGCRIGAEAVIGAGVTITGSTKIIDVTGAEPKEYKGYVPPRSVVIPGSIAKQFPAGEYQVPCALIIGQRKPSTDLKTSLNDALRDFGVSV